A single region of the Vicia villosa cultivar HV-30 ecotype Madison, WI linkage group LG4, Vvil1.0, whole genome shotgun sequence genome encodes:
- the LOC131595615 gene encoding protein GAMETE EXPRESSED 1-like codes for MDHAVRLLVLILVSLSLRCESWGWFSSSKEKHYSERSYGNQASFRGSSAEFSIEAFNDPKGMKLIENAKNKMVGSNTCWQNAYQHLFAGCSEILAVDDKRSRLAWHLSDCFQRDSGRASFPQCDSKTSIATCLKSLDEFAHSVYLEFYLETNSICYQLQTHAFKHETERLVTELKSSAQYVEDKLDSIEEKSEHLIQGSKQISDSLEYVNSHAQLVAQTVKNVEGHIDVVLRHSESVYEQTKNIAISQSQLQEGQEQLGRNLEEGVALLKESYSNLGIEIEKLRDEAIEIENEVIKVGDAMSSKMNTLQSKAEDIENMAGISLDKQQQLLDGQSTALQGLNSLNEVQLKALEESRKSLQYFAEYGHRQQEELLRRQEQMQGLHNRLMENSKNILYAQESFEEKQATMFVVLDKIFALQNAMLLESRVIKAFFIYAISIFVIYMLTSTKQTYNVRPLLYLELCAALFVEVFIIRLSNDNMEQQTWIINKVRLFFMLSASAQLLYAICTYKDYERLNHEILQTLVNKINTMQKIKESSWELDMDDDVDDDVDDWSQWIDTDLPDDVNCVDDPDYIIPEEVAENSMSTSITTKNYNLRLRNRLH; via the exons ATGGATCACGCGGTTCGTCTTCTTGTTCTTATTTTGGTCTCGTTGTCATTAAGATGTGAATCATGGGGCTGGTTTTCATCATCTAAAGAGAAACACTACAGCGAGAGGTCGTATGGAAATCAAGCAAGTTTTAGAGGCTCTAGTGCTGAATTCTCAATCGAGGCTTTCAATGATCCTAAGGGAATGAAGCTAATAGAGAATGCCAAGAATAAAATGGTTGGCTCGAATACTTGTTGGCAAAATGCTTATCAACATCTTTTTGCTGGTTGTTCTGAGATTTTGGCTGTTGATGACAAAAGGTCTAGGTTAGCTTGGCATCTAAGTGATTGCTTTCAGAGGGACTCTGGTCGGGCTTCGtttcctcaatgtgactcaaaAACATCGATTGCTACATGCCTAAAGAGTTTAGATGAATTTGCTCATAGCGTTTATCTTGAATTCTATCTCGAAACCAACTCAATTTGTTACCAATTACA GACACATGCATTCAAGCATGAAACTGAGAGACTTGTGACCGAACTGAAAAGTTCTGCTCAGTATGTTGAGGATAAGTTAGATAGTATTGAAGAGAAATCAGAACATCTAATACAAGGCTCAAAACAGATATCTGATTCTCTTGAATATGTTAATAGTCATGCACAACTAGTTGCTCAGACGGTTAAGAATGTGGAAGGTCATATCGATGTGGTATTAAGGCATTCTGAGAGTGTTTATGAGCAAACTAAGAACATTGCAATATCACAATCGCAACTACAAGAAGGACAAGAGCAACTCGGGAGGAATTTAGAAGAAGGGGTAGCATTGCTCAAGGAGTCTTATAGTAATTTGGGCATAGAAATAGAAAAGTTAAGAGACGAAGCTATTGAAATTGAGAATGAGGTAATCAAAGTTGGAGATGCTATGTCATCAAAGATGAACACTCTGCAAAGCAAAGCGGAAGATATTGAGAATATGGCAGGGATTTCTTTAGataaacaacaacaacttttAGATGGACAATCCACAGCACTCCAAGGCCTAAATTCGTTGAATGAGGTTCAACTCAAGGCATTAGAGGAAAGCAG AAAAAGCCTACAATATTTTGCTGAATACGGACATAGGCAACAAGAAGAGCTTCTACGGAGACAGGAACAAATGCAAGGACTTCACAATCGATTAAtggaaaattcaaaaaatatattatatgctCAG GAATCTTTTGAAGAAAAGCAAGCTACCATGTTTGTTGTTTTGGATAAAATCTTTGCTTTGCAAAATGCCATGTTGCTTGAATCAAGAGTTATTAAAGCTTTCTTCATTTATGCCATTTCAATCTTTGTCATCTATATGTTGACTAGCACAAAGCAAACTTACAATGTTAGGCCATTACTTTACCTTG AGCTTTGTGCTGCTCTCTTTGTGGAAGTATTCATTATTCGTTTAAGTAACGATAATATGGAGCAACAAACATGGATAATAAACAAAGTCCGGTTATTTTTCATGCTATCTGCTTCAGCTCAACTTTTATATGCAATTTGCACATATAA GGACTATGAAAGATTGAATCATGAAATACTCCAAACACTGGTCAACAAGATTAACACCATGCAAAAAATAAAGGAGTCTTCTTGGGAGTTGGATATGGATGATGATGTGGATGATGATGTGGATGATTGGTCTCAATGGATAGATACTGATTTACCAGATGATGTGAATTGTGTTGATGATCCTGACTATATAATTCCAGAAGAAGTTGCAGAGAATTCAATGTCAACCTCTATAACTACAAAGAATTACAATCTACGCTTGCGCAATCGTTTGCATTGA
- the LOC131595616 gene encoding peptide chain release factor PrfB3, chloroplastic-like isoform X2, which translates to MYASTALEKEEASWIKQEEMVRGSDLWDDTTKSNDILVKLANSAKVVDSLKDLRYKVEEAQLIKQLTEVNAIDYGLYKQAYDASIDVGNILDQYEISKLLKGPFDMAGACLVIKAGPAGIYSKLWAEQLLQMYFGWAKRLGYEGRIVDRCQIENGGIHSATIEFEFECAYGYLLGEKGVHHLIRGSPNESSQFETSSATVDVVPLFLENARDFEIDSADLIISSPSTHGKQKKQIECTVCVQHVPTGICVQSSGERSRFANKMKALNRLKAKLEVIAVEQGVDSINSIVKDKIVNLWEEETRRYVSHPYKLVHDVKTGVEMLDLNTVLDGNIGPFVAAHINTREL; encoded by the exons ATGTATGCATCAACAGCTTTGGAAAAGGAAGAAGCTAGTTGGATTAAGCAGGAAGAAATGGTGCGTGGTTCGGATCTGTGGGATGACACAACTAAGTCCAATGACATTCTTGTCAAGTTAGCTAACAGTGCAAAAGTGGTTGATTCTCTAAAGGACTTGAGATACAAG GTAGAGGAAGCACAGCTGATTAAGCAGTTGACTGAGGTGAATGCTATTGATTATGGGCTGTATAAACAAGCATATGATGCTTCTATAGATGTGGGCAACATTCTGGATCAGTATGAGATATCCAAGCTTCTTAAGGGTCCATTTGATATGGCCGGAGCATGTTTGGTAATAAAAGCTGGACCTGCCGGCATCTATTCAAAG CTCTGGGCAGAACAACTCCTACAAATGTATTTTGGATGGGCCAAAAGACTAGGTTATGAAGGAAGGATTGTTGACAGATGTCAGATCGAGAATGGAGGAATTCATTCAGCAACTATAGAGTTTGAATTCGAATGTGCCTATGGCTATCTCTTGGGGGAAAAAGGAGTTCACCATTTGATAAGGGGTTCTCCAAATGAATCTTCTCAGTTTGAG ACTAGCTCAGCAACCGTAGATGTTGTTCCGTTGTTCCTAGAGAATGCTCGTGATTTTGAGATTGATTCAGCAGATTTGATTATTTCATCTCCCTCGACTCATGGAAAACAGAAAAAACAAATTGAGTGTACCGTATGCGTTCAGCATGTACCTACTGGGATATGTGTCCAATCGTCTG GTGAGAGAAGCCGGTTTGCAAATAAGATGAAAGCACTAAATAGATTGAAAGCAAAACTTGAAGTGATAGCAGTTGAACAAGGAGTTGATAGTATAAATAGTATAGTGAAGGATAAAATAGTGAATCTGTGGGAAGAAGAAACTCGGAGGTATGTATCGCATCCGTACAAGTTAGTACATGATGTAAAGACTGGCGTTGAGATGTTAGACTTGAATACTGTTTTGGATGGGAATATTGGACCTTTTGTTGCAGCTCATATTAATACCAGAGAGCTATAA
- the LOC131595616 gene encoding peptide chain release factor PrfB3, chloroplastic-like isoform X1, producing the protein MATMISKSACARTAHDVGSSKWYSSLARNKNPHFGLFLRSFKIRACHSINNNNKDIYKQVGLFSLRRKIDDAVIRAEMYASTALEKEEASWIKQEEMVRGSDLWDDTTKSNDILVKLANSAKVVDSLKDLRYKVEEAQLIKQLTEVNAIDYGLYKQAYDASIDVGNILDQYEISKLLKGPFDMAGACLVIKAGPAGIYSKLWAEQLLQMYFGWAKRLGYEGRIVDRCQIENGGIHSATIEFEFECAYGYLLGEKGVHHLIRGSPNESSQFETSSATVDVVPLFLENARDFEIDSADLIISSPSTHGKQKKQIECTVCVQHVPTGICVQSSGERSRFANKMKALNRLKAKLEVIAVEQGVDSINSIVKDKIVNLWEEETRRYVSHPYKLVHDVKTGVEMLDLNTVLDGNIGPFVAAHINTREL; encoded by the exons ATGGCAACTATGATATCTAAAAGTGCTTGTGCAAGAACTGCTCATGATGTTGGTTCCTCAAAATGGTATTCTTCTCTTGCTAGGAACAAGAATCCACATTTTGGCTTGTTTCTCCGTTCTTTCAAAATCAGGGCTTGTCACTCCATCAATAACAACAATAAGGATATCTACAAACAAGTGG GTTTATTTTCACTGAGAAGGAAAATTGACGACGCAGTTATTCGTGCTGAGATGTATGCATCAACAGCTTTGGAAAAGGAAGAAGCTAGTTGGATTAAGCAGGAAGAAATGGTGCGTGGTTCGGATCTGTGGGATGACACAACTAAGTCCAATGACATTCTTGTCAAGTTAGCTAACAGTGCAAAAGTGGTTGATTCTCTAAAGGACTTGAGATACAAG GTAGAGGAAGCACAGCTGATTAAGCAGTTGACTGAGGTGAATGCTATTGATTATGGGCTGTATAAACAAGCATATGATGCTTCTATAGATGTGGGCAACATTCTGGATCAGTATGAGATATCCAAGCTTCTTAAGGGTCCATTTGATATGGCCGGAGCATGTTTGGTAATAAAAGCTGGACCTGCCGGCATCTATTCAAAG CTCTGGGCAGAACAACTCCTACAAATGTATTTTGGATGGGCCAAAAGACTAGGTTATGAAGGAAGGATTGTTGACAGATGTCAGATCGAGAATGGAGGAATTCATTCAGCAACTATAGAGTTTGAATTCGAATGTGCCTATGGCTATCTCTTGGGGGAAAAAGGAGTTCACCATTTGATAAGGGGTTCTCCAAATGAATCTTCTCAGTTTGAG ACTAGCTCAGCAACCGTAGATGTTGTTCCGTTGTTCCTAGAGAATGCTCGTGATTTTGAGATTGATTCAGCAGATTTGATTATTTCATCTCCCTCGACTCATGGAAAACAGAAAAAACAAATTGAGTGTACCGTATGCGTTCAGCATGTACCTACTGGGATATGTGTCCAATCGTCTG GTGAGAGAAGCCGGTTTGCAAATAAGATGAAAGCACTAAATAGATTGAAAGCAAAACTTGAAGTGATAGCAGTTGAACAAGGAGTTGATAGTATAAATAGTATAGTGAAGGATAAAATAGTGAATCTGTGGGAAGAAGAAACTCGGAGGTATGTATCGCATCCGTACAAGTTAGTACATGATGTAAAGACTGGCGTTGAGATGTTAGACTTGAATACTGTTTTGGATGGGAATATTGGACCTTTTGTTGCAGCTCATATTAATACCAGAGAGCTATAA